Proteins from a genomic interval of Psychrobacter fulvigenes:
- a CDS encoding L,D-transpeptidase, which translates to MTKNEAAATQIVINIAQQTLAVYQQNKKTVHYTVSTAKNGSGSQQDSGCTPLGKHVIAKKIGGNAPINAVFVGRVPTGEVYDAELGALHPERDWILSRILWLSGLEEGNNKGSNSQGGCDTYQRYIYIHGTPDTEPMGIPLSHGCVRMRNDDIAELFEQVVEGTRVTIVAD; encoded by the coding sequence ATGACCAAAAATGAAGCCGCTGCCACGCAGATAGTGATCAATATCGCTCAGCAAACACTAGCGGTATATCAGCAAAATAAAAAAACAGTTCACTATACAGTGTCTACTGCCAAAAACGGCAGCGGCAGTCAGCAAGATAGTGGCTGTACGCCGCTTGGTAAGCATGTCATTGCCAAAAAGATAGGTGGCAACGCGCCCATCAATGCCGTGTTTGTCGGGCGCGTGCCCACAGGAGAGGTATATGATGCTGAGCTTGGAGCGTTACACCCTGAGCGCGATTGGATATTGAGCCGTATTTTATGGCTAAGTGGTCTTGAGGAAGGAAATAATAAAGGTAGCAATAGCCAAGGCGGCTGTGATACTTATCAGCGTTATATTTATATTCATGGCACGCCAGATACCGAACCAATGGGCATACCACTCTCACATGGCTGCGTGCGTATGCGTAATGACGATATAGCTGAGCTATTTGAGCAAGTTGTAGAGGGTACAAGGGTAACTATAGTTGCTGATTAA